The following coding sequences lie in one Catenulispora sp. EB89 genomic window:
- a CDS encoding ketose-bisphosphate aldolase encodes MPLKPTGDLITAARAERRALAAFNVITLEHAEAIVAAAETAQSPVILQISENAVKFHHGRLAPIARASAAVAEAAGVDVALHLDHVEDPALLRQAADHGFGSAMFDGSHLQYAENVQATREAADWAHSHGLWLEAELGKVGGKDGEPPLSAHAPGARTDPDEAREFVAATGVDALAVAVGSSHAMTDRSAVLDHELIARLRDAVGVPLVLHGSSGVPDEELARAVAGGVVKVNIGTALNIAFTGAVRAWLEQAPANAVDPRKYLAPAREDMAKTAAHFISVLSPDARSPEGD; translated from the coding sequence ATGCCCCTGAAGCCCACCGGCGACCTCATCACCGCCGCCCGCGCCGAGCGCCGCGCCCTGGCCGCCTTCAACGTCATCACCCTGGAGCACGCCGAGGCCATTGTCGCCGCCGCCGAGACCGCGCAGTCGCCGGTGATCCTGCAGATCTCCGAGAACGCCGTGAAGTTCCACCACGGCCGCCTCGCGCCGATCGCGCGTGCCTCCGCCGCCGTCGCCGAGGCCGCCGGCGTCGATGTCGCGCTGCACCTGGACCACGTCGAGGACCCCGCGCTGCTGCGCCAGGCCGCCGACCACGGCTTCGGCTCGGCCATGTTCGACGGCTCGCACCTGCAATACGCCGAGAACGTGCAGGCCACTCGCGAAGCCGCCGACTGGGCCCACTCCCACGGCCTTTGGCTGGAGGCCGAGCTCGGCAAGGTCGGCGGCAAGGACGGGGAGCCGCCGCTGTCCGCGCACGCCCCCGGCGCACGTACCGACCCGGACGAGGCGCGCGAGTTTGTCGCCGCGACCGGCGTGGACGCCCTGGCCGTGGCCGTCGGCAGCTCGCACGCCATGACCGACCGCAGCGCCGTGCTCGACCACGAACTCATAGCCCGGCTGCGTGACGCGGTCGGCGTGCCGTTGGTGCTGCACGGGTCTTCCGGCGTGCCGGACGAGGAGCTGGCGCGCGCCGTGGCCGGGGGAGTGGTCAAGGTGAACATCGGCACCGCGCTGAACATCGCCTTCACCGGCGCCGTGCGCGCGTGGCTGGAGCAGGCGCCGGCCAACGCCGTCGACCCGCGCAAGTACTTGGCTCCCGCGCGTGAGGACATGGCCAAGACGGCGGCGCATTTCATCAGTGTCTTGTCCCCGGATGCGCGGTCGCCAGAGGGCGACTAG
- a CDS encoding MarR family winged helix-turn-helix transcriptional regulator, with protein MKYLTTTGPDVEHGTAPAYRCPVSSTEPHAVLDNRRDPVTAEVLELFWAASQAFYDNYDEAAARHDLTRMQAFVLANLMSGPKPMRFLAEHLKCEPSNITGLVDRMEARGLVTREPDPEDRRVKRITATELGRASFDAVWGGLTFAAEPLAGLSGSERRTLRDLLRRVVPAAE; from the coding sequence CACGACCGGCCCGGATGTTGAGCACGGGACGGCGCCCGCATACCGTTGCCCCGTGAGCAGCACCGAACCCCACGCCGTCCTGGACAACCGCCGCGACCCCGTGACCGCGGAGGTGCTGGAGCTCTTCTGGGCCGCCTCGCAGGCCTTCTACGACAACTACGACGAGGCCGCCGCGCGCCACGACCTGACCCGGATGCAGGCGTTCGTGCTGGCCAACCTGATGTCGGGGCCGAAGCCGATGCGGTTCCTGGCCGAGCACCTGAAGTGTGAGCCGTCGAACATCACGGGGCTGGTGGACCGGATGGAGGCGCGCGGGCTGGTGACGCGGGAGCCGGATCCGGAGGACCGGCGGGTGAAGAGAATCACAGCGACCGAACTCGGGCGCGCGTCGTTCGACGCGGTGTGGGGCGGGCTGACGTTCGCCGCGGAGCCGCTGGCCGGACTGAGCGGCAGCGAGCGCAGGACGCTGCGGGACCTGCTGCGCCGGGTGGTGCCGGCGGCGGAGTGA